From the genome of Suricata suricatta isolate VVHF042 chromosome 3, meerkat_22Aug2017_6uvM2_HiC, whole genome shotgun sequence, one region includes:
- the LYPD6B gene encoding ly6/PLAUR domain-containing protein 6B has translation MLPFRQALAVAVVQIFILSENRALAKNINFYNVRPPLDPTPFPNSFKCFTCENARDNYNCNRWAEDKWCPQNTQYCLTVHHFTSHGRSTSITKKCASRNECHFVGCHHSRDSEHTECRSCCEGMICNVELPTNHTNAVFAVMHAQRTSGGSAPTLYLPVLAWLFVPLLL, from the exons ATGCTGCCCTTCCGTCAGGCTCTGGCTGTAGCTGTTGTCCAGATCTTTATCTTGTCAGAAAACCGGGCATTGGCCAAGAACATCAACTTCTACAATGTGAGGCCTCCTCTGGACC CTACGCCATTTCCAAACAGCTTCAAGTGTTTTACCTGTGAAAATGCAAGGGATAATTATAACTGCAATCgatgggcagaagacaaatgGTGTCCACAAA ATACACAGTACTGTCTGACGGTTCACCACTTCACCAGCCATGGAAGAAGTACATCCATTACCAAAAAATGTGCCTCCAGAAATGAATGTCATTTTGTTGGCTGCCACCACAGTCGAGATTCTGAACATACA GAGTGTAGGTCTTGCTGTGAAGGAATGATCTGTAACGTAGAGTTACCCACCAACCACACCAATGCAGTCTTCGCCGTGATGCACGCTCAGAGAACGTCCGGCGGCAGTGCCCCCACGCTCTACCTGCCAGTGCTGGCCTGGCTCTTCGTGCCTCTGCTGTTATGA